A window of Planktothrix sp. FACHB-1365 contains these coding sequences:
- a CDS encoding O-linked N-acetylglucosamine transferase, SPINDLY family protein — protein sequence MNLLNGNQQAIKYLETGDYVSAINHYEELINTQPEIKSYYWDLGLLLLLQGQEVEAQTTWLVAMAEGEPEEIEQWTKELIQVLETEAERQQLILEDHTKAWVIRQHIREIDPTYINNLLHLVKLSAIGQTYTGEELIEWGILDLLKSDPIPTTDINPELLLQVLDKICQQAPQHPLSYQFAETCLNYITDIQSYLNFLIPFIYRLAYSRHQTNLSIKFTELGLRLNPKHPELLRCMSMFYQDIREYSKGIESAEYCYSMAEDFPDQVYARFLLLRGLMSAGGRWKEVCSVMEDYHSLLTRLVTEKPTFFYDLTVGCFTTTFFFPYFQDKIQENLLIRREVSQFLQSNIERQIPQVVEQCRQWKSRPKTLISAEKALKIGYVSHCLRSHSVGWLTRSLFEHHDREKFVIHTYLLAALDKPDELQNWYLNKSDKTHQLGLEGREVAQKIYEDEIDILVDLDSLTLSSACETLVIKPAPIQVTWLGWDGSEIPSIDYFIADPYVLPEEAQNYYSEKIWRLPQTYIAVDGFEVAVSNIRRDQLDIPNDAIIYFTAQRGYKYHPDTARLQLQILKEVPNSYFLIKGMADQESLKTFYAEIADSVGVDCDRLKLLPLSATEAIHRANLAIADVVLDTYPYNGATTTMETLWMGIPLVTRVGQQFSARNSYTMMMNAGIKEGIAWTDEEYVEWGIKLGKDENLRQGIAWKLRKNRQTAPLWNAKQFTLEMENAYQKMWQKYIDGKN from the coding sequence ATGAATTTACTGAATGGGAATCAACAAGCGATTAAATATCTGGAAACAGGGGATTATGTTTCCGCTATCAATCATTATGAAGAACTCATTAATACTCAACCCGAAATCAAGTCCTATTACTGGGATTTGGGTTTATTATTGTTGCTACAAGGACAGGAAGTTGAAGCCCAAACAACTTGGTTAGTAGCAATGGCGGAGGGAGAACCTGAAGAAATTGAACAGTGGACCAAAGAATTAATTCAAGTTTTAGAAACGGAAGCTGAACGCCAACAGCTAATATTAGAAGATCATACAAAAGCCTGGGTAATTCGCCAGCATATTCGGGAAATTGATCCCACATATATTAACAATTTATTGCATTTAGTTAAATTATCTGCTATAGGTCAAACCTATACCGGTGAAGAACTGATTGAATGGGGAATTTTGGATTTACTTAAATCCGATCCAATTCCAACAACAGACATTAATCCCGAACTTTTACTTCAAGTTTTAGATAAAATTTGCCAGCAAGCACCTCAACATCCTTTATCATACCAATTTGCTGAAACTTGTCTTAATTATATTACCGATATTCAATCTTATCTCAATTTTTTAATTCCATTTATTTATAGATTAGCTTACTCTCGACATCAAACAAATCTCTCGATTAAATTTACAGAGCTAGGGTTAAGATTAAACCCTAAACATCCTGAATTACTTCGATGTATGTCTATGTTTTATCAAGATATTCGGGAATATTCCAAAGGAATAGAATCGGCGGAGTATTGTTACTCGATGGCGGAAGATTTCCCTGATCAAGTTTATGCGAGATTTTTATTACTTCGAGGTTTAATGAGTGCAGGTGGACGCTGGAAAGAAGTCTGCTCGGTGATGGAAGATTACCACTCTCTGTTGACTCGGTTAGTCACAGAAAAGCCAACTTTCTTCTATGATTTAACAGTGGGTTGTTTTACCACAACTTTTTTCTTTCCCTATTTTCAAGATAAAATTCAAGAAAATTTATTGATTCGGCGCGAAGTGTCGCAATTTCTTCAGTCGAATATAGAACGTCAAATTCCGCAGGTCGTAGAACAATGTCGTCAATGGAAATCTCGCCCTAAAACCTTGATATCTGCCGAAAAAGCTCTAAAAATTGGCTATGTTTCTCATTGTTTACGCAGTCACTCTGTTGGTTGGTTAACCCGGAGTTTATTTGAACACCATGATCGAGAAAAATTTGTTATTCATACCTATTTATTGGCAGCTTTAGATAAACCAGATGAATTGCAAAACTGGTATCTTAACAAGAGCGATAAAACCCATCAATTAGGGTTAGAGGGAAGGGAAGTCGCCCAAAAAATTTATGAAGATGAAATTGATATTTTAGTTGATCTTGATAGCTTAACTTTAAGCTCTGCTTGTGAAACCTTGGTAATTAAACCAGCACCCATTCAAGTGACTTGGTTAGGTTGGGACGGGTCTGAAATTCCATCTATTGACTATTTTATTGCTGACCCTTATGTATTACCTGAAGAAGCTCAAAATTACTACAGTGAAAAAATTTGGCGTTTACCTCAAACCTATATTGCTGTTGATGGTTTTGAAGTAGCTGTTTCTAATATTCGTCGAGATCAGTTAGATATTCCTAATGATGCTATTATTTATTTTACGGCTCAACGAGGATATAAATATCATCCAGATACGGCTAGATTACAGTTACAAATTTTGAAAGAAGTTCCTAATAGTTATTTCCTAATTAAAGGCATGGCGGATCAAGAGTCTTTGAAAACCTTTTATGCTGAAATTGCTGACTCTGTGGGGGTAGATTGCGATCGCTTAAAATTACTACCCTTATCAGCCACAGAAGCCATTCATCGTGCTAATTTAGCCATTGCTGATGTGGTACTCGATACCTACCCTTATAATGGCGCAACAACTACGATGGAAACCCTATGGATGGGGATTCCATTGGTAACAAGAGTGGGACAACAATTTTCAGCAAGAAATAGTTACACCATGATGATGAATGCGGGAATTAAAGAAGGAATTGCCTGGACAGATGAGGAATATGTGGAATGGGGAATTAAGTTAGGAAAAGATGAGAATTTACGCCAAGGAATTGCTTGGAAATTAAGAAAAAATAGACAGACTGCTCCGTTGTGGAATGCAAAACAATTTACCCTAGAAATGGAAAATGCTTATCAAAAAATGTGGCAGAAATATATTGACGGAAAGAATTAA
- a CDS encoding methyltransferase domain-containing protein, translated as MKCKVCDSQSNYFATAKILNKYDIKYFQCLNCGFVQTEEPYWLEEAYSHAIAISDVGLVFRNLMFSDITSKLIFNFFDHQSKFLDYGAGYGLFVRLMRDNGFDFYWFDKFCNNLFAQNFESNLDATENNSFEIVTAFEVFEHLIDPSIELENLLKISSTILLSTELLPASNPKPNDWWYYVLHEGQHISIYTHHSLRILAERYDLNFYSNGSSLHLLTKKELPCSPFEQLSRQQLKPVEKLSLMNQDFNNIIEKYFLSNSVNSINKESSLSPNLETSRLNSPLNIIVDGVFFQMFKTGIARVWQSLFLEWAANGFGQNIIVLDRGQTAPKIAGIRYLSVPAYDYSKTEVDRQMLQEVCDQEGADLFVSTYYTTPLSTPSVFIAYDMIPEILGANLDEPMWREKHLGIAHASAYISISESTANDLVKLFPNIKSKITVAHCGISNAFYPAPLGEIIQFKTKYGINKPYFLLVGAGSDYKNAVLFFRGFSQLYSKSAFDVICTGAGYLLGHEYRELAAGSTVHSLYLSDEELRVAYSGATALVYPSKYEGFGMPIAEALACGCPVITCANASIPEVAGEAAIYIKDDDIDAMTDALCEVQKLKSRHILIAKGLEQIRKFSWSKMADIISSALIDATLIRFNLRKINLVVFPDWNQPEEVLYPELVSLIKALAIHPNCNQMTLLIDHQNISDEDADLALSSVMMNLLMEEELELDDTVEIVLIGQLNFSQWSALCSQLQGRIQLNAENQASIDQVQADYLPAYSIETLQDLLS; from the coding sequence ATGAAATGTAAAGTTTGTGATTCTCAATCTAATTATTTTGCAACGGCTAAAATCCTCAACAAATATGATATTAAATATTTTCAATGTTTAAATTGTGGATTTGTTCAAACCGAAGAACCTTACTGGTTAGAAGAAGCATATTCTCATGCAATAGCAATAAGTGATGTTGGGTTAGTGTTCAGAAATTTAATGTTTTCAGATATTACCAGTAAACTAATTTTTAATTTTTTCGATCATCAGAGCAAATTTTTAGATTATGGAGCCGGATATGGATTATTTGTTAGGTTAATGAGAGATAATGGCTTTGATTTTTATTGGTTTGATAAATTTTGTAATAATTTGTTTGCTCAAAATTTCGAGAGTAATTTAGACGCGACTGAAAATAATTCCTTTGAAATTGTAACTGCCTTTGAAGTCTTTGAACATCTAATTGATCCTAGTATTGAGTTAGAAAATCTCTTGAAAATATCCTCAACTATTTTACTGAGTACAGAGCTACTACCTGCTAGCAATCCTAAACCCAATGACTGGTGGTATTATGTTTTACATGAAGGTCAACATATTTCAATTTATACCCATCATTCTCTGAGAATTTTAGCAGAACGATATGATTTAAACTTTTACTCTAATGGCAGTTCATTACATTTATTGACTAAAAAAGAATTACCTTGTAGCCCTTTTGAACAATTATCCCGTCAGCAACTTAAACCAGTAGAAAAATTATCTTTAATGAATCAAGACTTTAACAATATTATCGAAAAATATTTTTTGTCTAATTCAGTCAACAGCATTAATAAAGAATCATCCTTGTCCCCTAATTTAGAGACATCAAGGTTAAATAGCCCTCTCAATATTATTGTTGATGGGGTCTTTTTCCAAATGTTTAAAACTGGAATAGCGAGGGTTTGGCAATCGTTATTTTTAGAATGGGCAGCTAACGGATTTGGTCAAAATATTATTGTTTTAGATCGAGGACAAACAGCCCCAAAAATAGCAGGAATCAGGTATCTTTCTGTTCCAGCCTATGACTATTCTAAAACAGAAGTTGACCGCCAGATGCTTCAAGAAGTTTGTGATCAAGAAGGAGCAGACTTATTTGTTTCAACTTACTATACAACGCCTCTATCAACACCATCGGTTTTTATAGCCTATGATATGATTCCTGAAATTTTAGGGGCTAACCTAGATGAACCGATGTGGCGGGAAAAACACCTAGGAATTGCCCATGCGTCCGCTTATATTTCCATTTCAGAAAGTACGGCAAATGACCTCGTTAAATTGTTTCCAAATATCAAGTCTAAAATTACGGTTGCTCACTGCGGAATTTCTAATGCTTTCTATCCTGCACCTCTGGGAGAAATTATTCAATTTAAAACTAAATATGGAATTAATAAACCCTATTTTTTATTAGTTGGAGCCGGGAGTGATTATAAAAATGCTGTTTTGTTCTTTCGAGGGTTTTCTCAACTTTATAGTAAATCAGCATTTGATGTGATCTGTACAGGAGCCGGTTATTTATTAGGACACGAATATCGAGAGTTAGCAGCAGGTAGTACAGTTCATTCTTTGTACCTCAGTGATGAAGAACTCAGGGTCGCTTATTCAGGAGCCACCGCCCTTGTTTATCCCTCTAAATATGAAGGATTTGGAATGCCTATTGCAGAAGCGTTAGCTTGTGGGTGTCCGGTCATTACTTGTGCAAATGCTTCGATTCCTGAAGTTGCAGGAGAGGCAGCAATTTATATTAAAGATGATGATATTGATGCCATGACTGATGCTCTTTGTGAAGTACAAAAACTCAAATCCCGTCATATTTTAATTGCGAAAGGATTGGAACAAATACGGAAGTTCTCTTGGTCAAAAATGGCTGATATTATTAGTTCCGCTTTAATTGATGCTACACTTATTCGTTTTAATTTAAGAAAGATAAATTTAGTTGTGTTTCCAGATTGGAACCAACCTGAAGAAGTTCTTTACCCAGAATTAGTTAGTCTAATTAAAGCCCTCGCAATTCATCCCAACTGTAATCAAATGACTTTACTCATTGATCATCAAAATATATCAGATGAAGATGCAGATTTAGCATTGTCTAGTGTGATGATGAATTTGTTAATGGAAGAAGAATTAGAGCTTGATGATACTGTAGAAATTGTTTTAATAGGTCAACTAAATTTCAGCCAGTGGTCTGCTTTATGTTCTCAACTACAGGGTCGAATTCAGTTGAATGCTGAAAATCAAGCAAGTATTGATCAGGTTCAAGCTGATTATCTTCCTGCTTATTCAATAGAGACTTTACAAGATCTATTGTCTTAA
- a CDS encoding class I SAM-dependent methyltransferase, whose amino-acid sequence MLELKTIIKAFLDHPDRSNLSVFIDYDQFPSQEADLYVSGVMMNLILEENEELEAPLNISLISSQKFDDWFNCILKINYKILGHNVNKSQLNEWSEIIPIVTLEQVTDLDKYQVLSTVNEQQKNFKLQLAQQCFNAKKFVESAQLGRQLLSDYPDLVEKGYSIPVVHSLILSLNWYEVAANLPPGINYFLTSGWLNSLYQRKPVTPDNQPLPWYTYPAIEFLEDKVKPDFKVFEFGAGNSTLWWSQRVSEVISIENDANWFEEIKAKMPNNVQLFLREDEQEYAEMISSFPSDYFDVIIIDGANRNQCLELSLNQIKQTGLIIFDNTDNYNYDSSVQKLANEGYKRLDFWGMISSYIYKNCTSLFFKKFDILESQGVPSQKQSILGKGCFQVMNPKPSPTQDN is encoded by the coding sequence GTGTTAGAATTGAAAACAATAATCAAAGCATTTCTCGACCATCCTGACAGAAGCAATTTATCTGTTTTTATCGACTATGATCAGTTTCCTAGTCAAGAAGCCGACCTGTATGTATCAGGTGTAATGATGAACTTAATCCTAGAGGAAAATGAAGAATTAGAAGCACCACTTAATATTAGTTTAATTAGTTCCCAAAAATTTGATGACTGGTTCAATTGTATTTTAAAAATTAATTATAAAATATTAGGTCATAATGTCAATAAAAGTCAACTCAATGAATGGTCAGAAATTATTCCGATTGTCACCTTAGAGCAAGTAACTGATTTAGACAAGTATCAAGTTCTATCTACAGTTAATGAACAACAAAAAAACTTTAAATTACAACTAGCCCAACAATGTTTTAATGCCAAAAAATTTGTCGAATCTGCTCAATTAGGAAGACAGCTATTGTCAGATTATCCTGACTTAGTAGAAAAAGGGTATTCAATTCCCGTAGTTCACAGTTTAATCTTATCTTTAAATTGGTATGAAGTTGCTGCTAATCTTCCCCCAGGAATTAATTATTTTCTGACATCAGGATGGTTGAATTCACTATATCAAAGAAAACCTGTAACTCCAGATAATCAACCCCTTCCCTGGTATACCTATCCAGCAATTGAATTTTTAGAAGATAAAGTTAAGCCTGATTTTAAAGTCTTTGAATTTGGAGCAGGTAACTCAACCTTATGGTGGTCACAACGAGTTTCAGAAGTCATTTCTATTGAAAATGATGCCAATTGGTTTGAAGAAATTAAGGCTAAAATGCCTAATAATGTTCAACTGTTTTTACGAGAAGATGAACAAGAATATGCAGAAATGATTTCTTCATTTCCATCGGATTACTTTGATGTTATTATTATTGATGGGGCTAATCGAAATCAATGTTTAGAACTCAGTTTAAATCAGATTAAACAAACAGGTTTAATTATCTTTGATAATACCGATAATTACAATTATGACTCCTCCGTTCAAAAATTAGCAAATGAAGGTTATAAACGTCTGGATTTCTGGGGGATGATTTCTAGCTACATCTATAAAAATTGCACCTCTTTGTTTTTTAAGAAATTTGATATTTTAGAAAGCCAGGGGGTTCCCAGTCAGAAACAATCTATTTTAGGAAAAGGATGTTTTCAAGTCATGAATCCCAAACCTTCCCCTACTCAAGACAATTAA
- a CDS encoding tetratricopeptide repeat protein — protein sequence MKIINFLELYSSIEESHDLVNNWSLLFPELQSILKLRDRQNNIHLPLLLNLAVHNLENQEIYCQIGVNSVSHLMGALLNNPDSIAYVVDSFYEKDESQSYESRVEILEALNFSNQVFLCDQQPEEFLLELREVEFENKIGVCFYDWKTDYRSVLNSLLLINPFLSHQALIIVNDANHDSVQQAIWDFIAATPECQVELELLPQTDEPLRFEDGIFIISRDINRTFNYETAMFLNRRQPQVIQRISQLHQLEKLLNTIYQEAVDFHQNYRFNEAEKKYQEFIDLNPDHGEAWMNLGKLYYQSENYQASLHASYQLIALTPHRFDGYYQLGQCFEKLNQFEQAIAAYQKTIALKPDYLDAYNNLGNLLMQQGQFAEAETVYRQAIEINPNHFCSYLNLGNLFLLQNQFQFAKATYQKGLTIIPDQPDILHNLALTDEIEKNPIPYYRSFGDRLYQLGNYEAAIAEYQKILNLQAGDVDLYDKLNHCYWQLNQPNDAIDILKIGTKIYPDFAPLHFTLITNLLYQGRTEEAVKKAEIASECLPKDYTFTLLKYLIVPMLYHSIEEINNYRDRFNQGLQNLIATTDLTDSETVDQAFLGMGRFTNFYLGYQARNVIEEQKIYGNFLHQIMCLKYPQWVQPLTLPTVKDKIRVGYVSSYLHCYSGSLWLIGWLRYASRNQFEIYAYYTGNSPDPVTEQFRQYSHQFYHIPNNFEAVAEQITKDQLHILVYPEIGMNPPTMELAALRLAPIQCTAWGHPVTSGLPTIDYFLSSQLMEPENAQEHYSETLILLPNIGVAYPKPQDIPPLVKTRSDYDLPEDAVIYLCCQAPFKYLPQYDYILPEIALKVPNAKFLFFRGTLLNDRLNQAFSNYGLNYQDYCLHRKVDERFDYLMLNQLSDVFLDTFTWSGGNTSLEAIACYLPIVTCPGEFMRGRHADSFLKMIGLTETIAKNEAEYLEIAVKLGLDCIGRETISQQMSERQHLLFDDQVCVTALEEFYQAVIKARLS from the coding sequence ATGAAAATTATCAACTTTTTAGAGCTTTATTCCTCAATAGAAGAATCTCATGATTTAGTTAATAACTGGTCACTCTTATTTCCTGAACTACAGTCTATTTTAAAACTCAGAGACCGTCAAAACAATATTCATCTCCCTCTATTGTTAAACTTAGCAGTTCACAATTTAGAAAATCAGGAAATTTATTGCCAAATCGGGGTGAATTCTGTTAGTCATTTAATGGGTGCATTATTGAATAATCCTGACTCTATAGCTTATGTGGTCGATTCCTTCTATGAAAAAGATGAATCCCAAAGTTATGAATCTAGGGTTGAAATTTTAGAGGCTTTAAATTTTAGTAATCAAGTATTTTTATGTGATCAACAACCAGAAGAATTTTTATTAGAACTGAGAGAAGTTGAATTTGAGAATAAAATCGGCGTTTGTTTCTATGATTGGAAAACTGATTATCGTTCTGTTTTGAATAGCTTATTATTGATTAATCCTTTTTTATCTCATCAAGCATTAATTATTGTTAATGATGCAAATCATGACAGTGTTCAACAAGCTATATGGGATTTTATCGCAGCAACACCTGAATGTCAAGTTGAACTAGAACTATTACCTCAGACTGATGAACCGCTCCGGTTTGAAGATGGGATTTTTATTATCAGTCGAGATATAAACAGAACTTTTAACTATGAAACAGCGATGTTCCTCAACCGTCGCCAACCTCAAGTCATTCAAAGAATTTCTCAGTTACATCAATTAGAGAAATTATTAAATACAATTTATCAAGAAGCTGTCGATTTCCATCAAAACTACAGGTTTAATGAAGCTGAAAAAAAATATCAAGAATTTATTGATTTGAATCCAGATCATGGGGAAGCGTGGATGAATTTAGGAAAGTTATATTATCAAAGCGAAAATTATCAAGCATCTCTGCACGCTAGTTACCAGCTAATAGCACTTACTCCTCATAGGTTTGACGGATATTATCAATTAGGTCAATGCTTTGAAAAATTGAATCAATTTGAACAAGCGATCGCAGCTTACCAAAAAACAATCGCATTAAAACCTGATTATCTTGATGCCTATAATAACTTAGGAAATCTCTTAATGCAACAAGGACAATTTGCAGAAGCAGAAACGGTTTATCGTCAAGCCATAGAGATTAACCCTAATCATTTTTGTAGTTACCTGAATTTAGGCAATTTATTTTTATTGCAAAATCAATTTCAATTCGCTAAAGCAACCTATCAAAAAGGTTTAACGATTATTCCAGATCAGCCTGATATTCTGCATAACTTAGCTCTAACGGATGAAATTGAAAAAAATCCAATTCCTTATTATCGTAGTTTTGGCGATCGCTTGTACCAATTAGGCAATTATGAAGCAGCGATCGCAGAATATCAAAAAATCCTCAATTTGCAAGCAGGAGATGTTGATCTTTATGACAAACTCAATCACTGTTACTGGCAACTCAACCAACCGAATGATGCCATAGATATCTTGAAAATTGGAACAAAAATATATCCTGATTTTGCTCCCCTTCACTTTACATTAATTACGAACCTTCTTTATCAAGGAAGAACAGAAGAAGCTGTTAAAAAAGCGGAAATCGCCTCAGAATGCTTACCCAAAGATTATACCTTTACCCTGCTTAAATATCTCATAGTACCGATGTTGTACCACTCTATTGAGGAAATCAACAATTATCGAGATCGGTTTAATCAAGGATTACAAAATTTAATTGCTACTACAGATCTAACTGATTCGGAGACAGTAGATCAAGCCTTTTTAGGAATGGGACGATTTACGAATTTTTATTTAGGGTATCAAGCGAGAAATGTGATTGAAGAACAAAAAATTTATGGCAATTTTCTGCATCAAATTATGTGCTTAAAATATCCTCAGTGGGTTCAACCGCTAACCCTACCAACAGTTAAGGATAAAATTCGAGTGGGATATGTTTCGAGTTATTTGCATTGTTATAGTGGTTCACTGTGGTTAATTGGTTGGTTACGCTATGCTAGCCGGAATCAGTTTGAAATTTACGCTTATTATACCGGGAATTCTCCTGATCCCGTTACAGAACAATTTAGACAATATAGCCATCAATTTTATCATATTCCTAACAATTTTGAAGCGGTTGCTGAACAAATTACTAAGGATCAACTGCATATTTTAGTTTATCCCGAAATTGGGATGAACCCCCCAACAATGGAACTCGCCGCTTTACGTTTAGCACCCATTCAATGCACCGCTTGGGGTCATCCCGTCACATCAGGACTCCCAACCATTGATTATTTCCTATCAAGTCAATTAATGGAACCGGAAAACGCACAGGAACATTATTCAGAAACCTTAATTTTATTACCCAATATTGGGGTTGCTTATCCAAAACCTCAAGATATTCCACCGTTAGTTAAAACTCGATCAGATTATGATTTACCCGAAGATGCGGTGATTTATTTATGTTGTCAAGCTCCCTTTAAATATCTTCCCCAATATGATTATATTTTACCTGAAATAGCACTCAAAGTTCCGAACGCTAAGTTTTTATTTTTCCGAGGAACATTACTCAATGATCGCTTAAATCAAGCTTTTTCTAACTATGGCTTAAATTATCAGGATTATTGTTTACATCGAAAAGTTGACGAACGCTTTGATTATTTAATGTTAAACCAACTTTCGGATGTGTTTTTAGATACCTTTACTTGGTCGGGAGGAAATACCTCTTTAGAAGCGATCGCTTGTTATTTACCTATTGTCACTTGTCCTGGGGAATTTATGCGCGGACGTCATGCGGATAGTTTTCTAAAAATGATAGGTTTAACAGAAACTATTGCCAAAAATGAAGCAGAATATCTTGAAATTGCGGTCAAATTAGGGTTAGATTGTATAGGACGTGAAACAATTTCTCAACAGATGAGTGAACGCCAACATCTTCTGTTTGATGATCAAGTTTGTGTGACGGCTTTAGAAGAATTTTATCAAGCT